A stretch of Pseudolysobacter antarcticus DNA encodes these proteins:
- a CDS encoding beta family protein — protein MALKEMSQIGYVPILDLRPAEMVALEELPEKDKGLMCPLFKLRPWLGSIELDNSVAKIKEVYGSRPCFLMLCDERVGETRRKVHDDLDRLRSSTNGFSAWCDFIEAQGNKQFIPSLQLSDPNQFDLQAERLVALSRGLVVVIELDLLPFLSTIVSRASRLTNQGTDVLFLLDFGRQEARFLQEKNLIIDSIKIISEIAPNAAISFSASSFPDLFTTIVSRHIFERQLFNQIRAEIYGRLIYSDRGSARAERQAGGGGIPAARIDYATGDDWFFFRDSASTPDRGRAYSEQAQHLIRSPYWDGRLHLWGTQMIERTAYGDPLAITSPNRSTAVRINIHLHQQLFYGDSSGLTDTEEPWID, from the coding sequence GTGGCGCTAAAGGAAATGAGTCAGATCGGGTATGTGCCGATTTTGGATTTGCGCCCTGCGGAGATGGTTGCGCTTGAGGAGCTCCCCGAGAAGGATAAAGGGTTAATGTGCCCGTTATTTAAGCTTCGGCCATGGCTTGGCTCAATAGAACTTGATAATTCTGTGGCGAAAATAAAGGAAGTGTATGGCTCACGGCCTTGTTTTTTAATGTTGTGCGATGAGCGTGTTGGCGAGACTCGTAGAAAAGTGCATGATGACTTAGATAGATTGCGGAGTTCTACTAACGGTTTTTCTGCTTGGTGTGACTTTATTGAAGCGCAAGGAAATAAGCAATTTATTCCTTCTTTGCAACTTTCTGATCCGAATCAATTCGATTTGCAAGCCGAACGCCTAGTCGCGCTGTCGCGTGGATTGGTGGTTGTGATCGAGCTAGATTTGCTCCCATTCCTAAGTACGATCGTATCGCGCGCGTCTCGGCTTACCAATCAGGGCACCGACGTATTATTTTTGCTAGACTTTGGTCGTCAGGAAGCACGATTTTTGCAAGAGAAAAACTTAATTATCGATAGCATCAAAATAATTTCGGAGATCGCCCCAAATGCTGCGATAAGTTTTTCTGCATCAAGTTTTCCAGATTTATTCACAACGATTGTTAGCCGACATATTTTTGAACGTCAATTGTTCAATCAAATCCGCGCCGAAATTTATGGACGGCTTATTTACAGTGACCGAGGCAGTGCCAGAGCTGAGCGACAAGCTGGTGGGGGTGGTATTCCGGCTGCTCGGATAGATTATGCCACCGGCGATGACTGGTTTTTTTTCAGAGATAGCGCCAGCACACCTGATCGTGGCAGAGCATATAGCGAGCAAGCACAACATCTAATTCGTTCTCCCTATTGGGATGGACGCTTGCATTTGTGGGGGACGCAAATGATCGAACGTACGGCTTATGGCGATCCTCTAGCGATTACTTCGCCAAATAGGTCGACTGCGGTTCGCATAAATATTCATTTGCATCAGCAATTATTTTATGGCGATAGTTCTGGGTTGACAGACACAGAAGAGCCGTGGATTGATTAA